TTTTCTCCAGAACCTGTTCACAAGGCGTCATTGGCGCAGCCAGATTGAGCACTGCCCTGGTTCAATATGGCAAATAAAATAGCCTTGTGAGTCAGGTTCTTAATACGCCGCTTTATTCACAAACCCTTTGAAAATCGTCAGAAAAACAATTTTGATGTCGAACCAGAGACTCCATTCGCGGATGTATTCCAGGTCGAACTCCACGCGTTTTTCCATTTTCTCCAGCGTATCGGTCTCACCACGCCAGCCGTTGATCTGCGCCCAGCCGGTAATGCCCGGCTTCATCTTGTGGCGCAACATATAGCCCTCAATCAGCTGACGATACTGTTCGTTATGCGCTACCGCGTGCGGACGTGGACCAACGATAGACATCCCGCCAGTGAGCACGTTAATAAACTGCGGTAGTTCATCCAGCGACGTACGGCGCAGAAAGTTGCCGACCTTCGTTACCCGCGGATCGTTTTGCGTTGCCTGGGTAACGACCTTGTCGTTCTCCATGACTTTCATGGAACGAAACTTCCAGACGCTGATCGGTTTGCCATCCATGCCGTAGCGCGTCTGACAAAAAATTACCGGACCGGGTGAACTCAGTTTGACCGCCAGCGCAATGCAGCACAGTACCGGCGAGATCAACAGCAAAATCAGCGACGCCAGTACAATATCCTCCGCCCGCTTCAGCAGGCGGTTAATTCCTGACAGCGGCGTGTCATACAGCGGCACAACCGGAACGCCGCTCACCTCCTCCACGCGCGAATGGAGAATGTTAAAGGTAAATACATCGGGAATAAGGATCACGGAGCAGGTAGTATCGGCCAGTTCGCGCACCAGTTTTTTTACTGTGGCGCCGTCGCTTATCGACATAGCGATATAAACATTATGAATACGCGACGCTTTCGCATCTTCAATTAACTGCCCGAAGTTTCCGGCCCAGTCAGAAGAGACGCCGCCCGGTTTAGGATCGTGATAGACGCCCACTACCTCGAAACCCAGCCACGGTTGGTGACGAAAACTGTCCAGCAGCGTCTGGCCTGCCGGCAAATCTCCGGCAACCGCAACCCGGCGTTTGTTATAGCCGCGATTGCGCAGCCATCCGGCGCCATAACGAATGAGTGAACGGCATAATACCAGGCCCACGCTGGACAGCGCATACCAGCTCAGCCAGATAGCGAGGCGGTTGTCGAAGTCATGATTAAACGCCACTAAGCCGGCGCTGAAGATCAGACTCAGAGTCCAGTTTTGTAGCAGCAGCGTTAACTCGGTCGATATTTTGACGCCGCGCCAGGAGCGATAAAAATCGGTCATCCCCCCCAGCATCTGAAAAACAACCAGCGTAATCAGCGCCACCAACAGGTGCATGTACAGGAATGGCAGTCCACTGATTTCACAGATGAACCACAGCCCGCCAAACATGATGGTGATATCTGAAAAGCGTTGCACCATAGAGATTAACGATGCATTGGTTTTGGCTCGTTCGCGCTTTTTTAGATTTGTCATCGTTGTTCCTGTGATTGGCCCCTCACCCCGCAGGCGGTAAGGGGAGATCTGACGTTACTGATTCAGCAGCGCCAGCAGAGTGCGTGTTCGCGCTTCCATCAGCGGAATATCGCCGCGTGATTCCACATTCAGGCGCACCACCGGTTCGGTGTTCGACGAACGCAGGTTGAAACGCCAGCCGTCGAACGACATGCTGAGGCCGTCCGTGCGGTCCACCGCCTGCGCCTCTTCCGCGAAGTACGCTTCCACCCGCGCAATGGCCTCCGCCGGCTCCGCCAGCCTGCTGTTGATTTCCCCGCTCGCCGGGTACGCCGCCATCCGGTCGCGGACCAGTTCACCCAGCGACTGCCCTTTCAGGCACACCAGCTCCGCCACCAGCAGCCACGGGATCATCCCGCTGTCGCAGTAGGCAAAATCACGAAAATAGTGATGCGCGCTCATTTCCCCGCCATAAATGGCATCCTCCGCACGCATCCGCTCCTTGATAAAGGCGTGCCCGGTTTTTGACATCACCGGTGTCCCGCCCGCTGCCGTCACCACAGCCTCCGTGTTCCAGGTCAGGCGCGGGTCGTGGATAATCTTCGCCCCCGGGTGTTTTTCGAGGAACGCTTCCGCCAGCAGGCCGACAATGTAGTACCCCTCAATGAACTGCCCTTTCTCATCGAACAGGAAGCAGCGGTCGAAGTCGCCGTCAAAGGCGATACCCATATCCGCGCCGTGTTCAATAACGGCATTGCGGGTGTCGTCCCGACACTCCGGCAGCAGCGGGTTGGGAATGCCGTTCGGGAAGGTCCCGTCCGGTGTGTTATGGATTTTGATAAACTCCACCGGCGCGCCCAGCGCCTTCAGCCGCGCTTCGATGGCGTCCACCACCGGCCCCGCCGCCCCGTTACCGGCATTCACCACCAGCTTCAGCGGGGTGAGATTGCTGACGCTGATATACCCCAGCAGATGGTCGATATAGGCGTCGCGCAGGCTGATTTGTCTGTAACTGCCGCGCGCGGCCTCGTTCACCGGCGGAAAGTCATCCGCTTCCGCCAGGCGCTGAACGTCACGCAGGCCGGTATCGCCGCTTATCGGGCGGGCGCCCTCGCGCACCAGCTTCATGCCGTTGTAGTCCATCGGGTTATGGCTGGCGGTCACTTCAATGCCGCCGTCCACGCCGAGGTGGAAAGTGGCGAAGTAAATTTCTTCGGTGCCGGACATGCCGATATCCAGCACGTCCACGCCCGCATCCTGCAACCCTTTTGCCAGCGCCAGCTTCAGGGACTCACTGGTCAGACGCACGTCGCCGCCCAGCACGATGGTTTTCGGTTTTAAATATTCGCCGTAGGCGCGGCCAATCCGCCACGCGATATCTTCATTGAGCTCTTCGCCCAGCCTGCCGCGAATATCGTAGGCTTTGAAACAGGTTAATTTATTCATCTTTTACCCTTTTTCAGGCAACAGTCGGCCCTGACCGTAAATGGCCAAAATCGTTATTGTTGTTAATTGCCGGATGGCGCGGTGCGCTTACCAGGCACCATTTAAGGCGTCAGACCCGCCCGTACCGGTCCTCGAACCGCACCACGTCGTCCTCTTCGAGATACGAGCCGGAACGCACTTCAATTAAATCGAGCGGTATTTTTCCCGGATTTTCCAGGCAGTGGGTCGCCCCCAGCGGAATATAAATGGACTCGTTTTCACCCAGCAGTTTCACCTCGCCGTTAATGGTGACTCTGGCAGTACCCGCCACCACCACCCAGTGCTCGGCGCGGTGATGGTGCATCTGCACCGACAGCCCTTCCCCCGGCTTGACCGTAATGCGCTTCACCTGATAGCGCTCGCCCGCGTCGATGGAGTCGTATTTGCCCCACGGACGGTAAACCTCGCGGTGCATATGGTGCTCATGGCGTCCGTCAGCCTTGATCTTCTCCACCACCTTTTTTACGTCCTGCACCGCGTGACGATCGGCAATCAACACGGCGTCTTTGGTTTGCACCACCACCAGATCCTTCACGCCGACGGTGGTCACCAGGCCGGATTCGGCGTAAACGTAGCTGTTTTCCGTTTTATGGCTAATGACGTCGCCGTGGTGGACGTTTCCCTCCGGGGTGTGGGCGCTGATTTCCCACAGCGAGGACCACGAGCCGACATCGCTCCAGCCCGCGTCCATCGGCATCACCACTGCGTCCGCCGTCCGCTCCATCACCGCGTAGTCAATGGACTCTTCCGGGCAGGCAAGGAAGGCGTCTTCATCCACACGGATGAAGTCGAGATCCGGATCGACGCCGCGCATCGCCTGTTCGCAGGCGGCCAGAATATCGGGCCGGAACTTTTTCAGCTCTTCCAGATAGCGTCCGGCGCGGAACAGAAACATGCCGCTGTTCCAGTAGTAATCGCCGCTGGCGACGTAGGCCTGGGCGGTTTCCAGACCGGGTTTTTCAACGAACTGCGCCACCTCAAAAGCCACCGCATCTACCGCGCCCGGCACCACATCACCGCGCCGGATATAGCCATAGCCGGTTTCTGGCAGATCCGGCACGATACCGAAGGTCACCAGTTTGCCCGCGTCGGCATAGGGTATCGCACCGCGTACCGCATCGCGAAACGCCTCTTCATTGGCGATCGCATGATCTGCCGCCAGTACCAGCATCAGCGGATCGCCGTCCGTATGCTGGCGTGCCGCTGCCAGCGCCGCCAGCGCAATCGCCGGGGCGGTGTTGCGTCCGGCGGGCTCAAGGATAATGTTCTCCGTCAACTTATTAAGCTGACGGAGCTGTTCGGCGACAATAAAGCGGTGCTGTTCATTGCAGATCACGACCGGGCTTTCACACTCCACACCGTTCAGACGGCAAATGGTGGTTTGCAGCATGGTAAGATCGCCCTTCAGGCACAGAAACTGTTTTGGATAAAGCACGCGAGAAAGCGGCCACAACCGGCTACCGGAGCCTCCGGCCATGACAACCGGATATAATTTTGTCTGACTCATTATCATCCCCGAATATCTGCAATAAATTGGCTCAGCACATTCTCTTTATTGAGCGTGCGTTCGGCGTATTCACGTGCCGCCGCGTTGTTTTTCGGCATGGCGAGCGCCCGGGTAATACCGGCCACCAGCGCGTCGACCGACTCCGGTTCCACGCAAACGGCAATATCCGGATAGCGCGTACAAAGTTGTCCTAACTCCGTGTTCGGTTCAGCGGTAATGACCGCGTTGCCGCCAACGGCCAGAATGTTAGTCAGCTTGGAGGGCAGTACCGCGTCCGCCGCACCACGCTTTTGCACCACCAGATGGCAGTCGCCCATTTTCAGCAGTGCAGGTAGGTCGTCGTAAGGCTGAAGCGGGAAAAATTTAATATTTGGCAGGCCACGTTCGCGTGCCATATTTTCCAGACGCGACTTACCGCCCCCCTGACCGACGATTGCAAACATCAATGGTCGATCGCGCAGTTGTTCCGCGGCGTCAACCACCTTTTCCAGCCCCTGCTTTTCGCCGATGTTGCCGGAATAGAGGACGATGTTTTTATCTTCGGGCAAGCCGAGTCGCTGTCGCAAAGCCGCCACATCCGCATCACTAACCTTCTGAAAACGCGCCACCTCTGACCAGTTTGGGAAAAAGAGAATTTTTTCCGCTGCCACGCCCTTTTCCCGCGCTTTATTTATCATGGAGCGAGAGATAGTCGAGACGTTATCAACATGATGTAGTGCGCTGCGTTCAAAGGCCGCCGCTAATCGCGCGACATTGCCGCGCTTGCCTTTTCCCGCCATCCCTAAGCCGAGCATGGCATCCACTTCGTAATCCTGAATATGGAGTACAGTACGCGCGCCGGAGAGTTTCGCCAGCAGACGCATTCCTGGCGTGCAAAAGAGCGTCGGCACGACGCCGATAATCCGATCCGGCTTCCAGCGACGCTGGGCCATCAGCGGGAAAAAACTGCTCAGTGCAAAGCTACCCAGATGAAGCAGTCGTTTTAAGGTGGAGGGTTGTTTCGGCACATACAGCGGGCAGCGCCAGACGGTAACCTCGCCCGCTTCCCGACGATACCGCCAGGCGGAATAGCGCTCGCCAATCTTCCATTGAGGGTAGTACGGCGGGGCGGTAATCACCCGCACCTCATGGCCTTCCCGCGCCATCCACTCCACCATTTCGCCGGTGTATTTGCCGATGCCCGTCAGTTCTGGCGAATAGTTAATGCCATAGACCAGGATCTTCATAATCCCACCGCCTGAGCATCAGGAAGAAAGTAGGCCCGACTGTTATCATGAATATTGTCGCCTGCCAGAAGCTGTGCCGGCGTCAGCCAGCGGTAACTGCCATGCTGGGCGTCAGGCAGGTGTAAATCGCTCTCCGCCACGCGCAGACGAAAGCCGAGCACGATATAGTGAGTTGAGAAATCCTCACCGGAAAAGTTGTCGTCATAGAAGTGCTGCCAGACACCATAAAACGTCCCTGCCGCCAGCGGCAGACGCACGCCCAGTTCCGCCTGCGTCAGGCGTGCAAAGGCGGCCTCCAGCGTTTCGTCTTTGCATACCCTCCCCCCCGGCACAAACCAGTAGCCCTGCGCCGGACGGTTAAGACGC
The Salmonella bongori NCTC 12419 DNA segment above includes these coding regions:
- the wcaJ gene encoding undecaprenyl-phosphate glucose phosphotransferase, giving the protein MTNLKKRERAKTNASLISMVQRFSDITIMFGGLWFICEISGLPFLYMHLLVALITLVVFQMLGGMTDFYRSWRGVKISTELTLLLQNWTLSLIFSAGLVAFNHDFDNRLAIWLSWYALSSVGLVLCRSLIRYGAGWLRNRGYNKRRVAVAGDLPAGQTLLDSFRHQPWLGFEVVGVYHDPKPGGVSSDWAGNFGQLIEDAKASRIHNVYIAMSISDGATVKKLVRELADTTCSVILIPDVFTFNILHSRVEEVSGVPVVPLYDTPLSGINRLLKRAEDIVLASLILLLISPVLCCIALAVKLSSPGPVIFCQTRYGMDGKPISVWKFRSMKVMENDKVVTQATQNDPRVTKVGNFLRRTSLDELPQFINVLTGGMSIVGPRPHAVAHNEQYRQLIEGYMLRHKMKPGITGWAQINGWRGETDTLEKMEKRVEFDLEYIREWSLWFDIKIVFLTIFKGFVNKAAY
- the cpsG gene encoding colanic acid biosynthesis phosphomannomutase CpsG, producing MNKLTCFKAYDIRGRLGEELNEDIAWRIGRAYGEYLKPKTIVLGGDVRLTSESLKLALAKGLQDAGVDVLDIGMSGTEEIYFATFHLGVDGGIEVTASHNPMDYNGMKLVREGARPISGDTGLRDVQRLAEADDFPPVNEAARGSYRQISLRDAYIDHLLGYISVSNLTPLKLVVNAGNGAAGPVVDAIEARLKALGAPVEFIKIHNTPDGTFPNGIPNPLLPECRDDTRNAVIEHGADMGIAFDGDFDRCFLFDEKGQFIEGYYIVGLLAEAFLEKHPGAKIIHDPRLTWNTEAVVTAAGGTPVMSKTGHAFIKERMRAEDAIYGGEMSAHHYFRDFAYCDSGMIPWLLVAELVCLKGQSLGELVRDRMAAYPASGEINSRLAEPAEAIARVEAYFAEEAQAVDRTDGLSMSFDGWRFNLRSSNTEPVVRLNVESRGDIPLMEARTRTLLALLNQ
- the cpsB gene encoding mannose-1-phosphate guanyltransferase; translation: MIMSQTKLYPVVMAGGSGSRLWPLSRVLYPKQFLCLKGDLTMLQTTICRLNGVECESPVVICNEQHRFIVAEQLRQLNKLTENIILEPAGRNTAPAIALAALAAARQHTDGDPLMLVLAADHAIANEEAFRDAVRGAIPYADAGKLVTFGIVPDLPETGYGYIRRGDVVPGAVDAVAFEVAQFVEKPGLETAQAYVASGDYYWNSGMFLFRAGRYLEELKKFRPDILAACEQAMRGVDPDLDFIRVDEDAFLACPEESIDYAVMERTADAVVMPMDAGWSDVGSWSSLWEISAHTPEGNVHHGDVISHKTENSYVYAESGLVTTVGVKDLVVVQTKDAVLIADRHAVQDVKKVVEKIKADGRHEHHMHREVYRPWGKYDSIDAGERYQVKRITVKPGEGLSVQMHHHRAEHWVVVAGTARVTINGEVKLLGENESIYIPLGATHCLENPGKIPLDLIEVRSGSYLEEDDVVRFEDRYGRV
- the wcaI gene encoding colanic acid biosynthesis fucosyltransferase WcaI — its product is MKILVYGINYSPELTGIGKYTGEMVEWMAREGHEVRVITAPPYYPQWKIGERYSAWRYRREAGEVTVWRCPLYVPKQPSTLKRLLHLGSFALSSFFPLMAQRRWKPDRIIGVVPTLFCTPGMRLLAKLSGARTVLHIQDYEVDAMLGLGMAGKGKRGNVARLAAAFERSALHHVDNVSTISRSMINKAREKGVAAEKILFFPNWSEVARFQKVSDADVAALRQRLGLPEDKNIVLYSGNIGEKQGLEKVVDAAEQLRDRPLMFAIVGQGGGKSRLENMARERGLPNIKFFPLQPYDDLPALLKMGDCHLVVQKRGAADAVLPSKLTNILAVGGNAVITAEPNTELGQLCTRYPDIAVCVEPESVDALVAGITRALAMPKNNAAAREYAERTLNKENVLSQFIADIRG
- a CDS encoding GDP-mannose mannosyl hydrolase; the protein is MFLRQEDFAAVVRSTPLISLDFIVENGQGEILLGQRLNRPAQGYWFVPGGRVCKDETLEAAFARLTQAELGVRLPLAAGTFYGVWQHFYDDNFSGEDFSTHYIVLGFRLRVAESDLHLPDAQHGSYRWLTPAQLLAGDNIHDNSRAYFLPDAQAVGL